The following proteins are co-located in the Nocardioides piscis genome:
- a CDS encoding endo-1,3-alpha-glucanase family glycosylhydrolase, giving the protein MNRLPRFLITVLLVLGTLGTTAPASYANDEVGFPVLAYYYIWYTPTSWDRAKTDLPLLGRYSSDEKSVMAAHARDAKSAGLDGFLVSWKHTPDLDRRLGLMVETAREHDLTLGIVYQGLDFFRRPLPPARVADDLRWFVDQYGDDPVFSVQGRPLVIWSGTWESTPRQIGRVTSQVRDRARVLASQRSAEEYDAVAPHVDGNAYYWSAMDPYVDTWAQERLDELSAAVHASGGLWIPSVSPGFDARLVGGHRLIERHDGDTLREEWRLAVNSSPDAVAILSWNEFSENSHVEPSTRYGNESLRALASILSATVPDEIAADSSAPGGGAGFPVRPVALLVVAFGTIAGSLSALVRRRLRNRQGVETTADGPDEDLDLDGWEADDDRLRLALRRRSDPW; this is encoded by the coding sequence ATGAACCGACTCCCTCGATTTCTCATCACCGTGCTGCTCGTCCTGGGGACACTGGGAACCACTGCGCCTGCGTCGTACGCGAACGACGAGGTGGGCTTCCCCGTGCTCGCCTACTACTACATCTGGTACACGCCGACCTCTTGGGACAGGGCCAAGACCGACCTGCCCCTGCTCGGGCGCTACTCGAGCGACGAGAAATCGGTGATGGCGGCGCACGCGCGCGACGCGAAGTCCGCCGGTCTCGACGGGTTCCTGGTGAGCTGGAAGCACACGCCGGACCTCGATCGGCGTCTGGGGCTGATGGTCGAGACTGCACGTGAGCACGACCTGACGCTGGGCATCGTCTACCAGGGCCTCGACTTCTTCCGGCGGCCGCTCCCGCCGGCGCGGGTCGCCGACGACCTCCGATGGTTCGTCGACCAGTACGGCGACGACCCGGTCTTCTCCGTGCAGGGACGTCCGCTGGTCATCTGGTCGGGGACCTGGGAGTCGACTCCCCGCCAGATCGGGCGGGTGACGTCGCAGGTCCGCGACCGCGCCCGGGTGCTTGCCTCCCAGCGCAGCGCAGAGGAGTACGACGCGGTCGCGCCCCACGTGGACGGCAACGCCTACTACTGGTCGGCCATGGACCCATACGTCGACACGTGGGCGCAGGAACGGCTCGACGAGCTGTCCGCAGCCGTGCATGCCTCGGGCGGGCTGTGGATCCCCTCCGTCTCGCCGGGATTCGACGCTCGACTGGTGGGAGGACACCGGCTGATCGAACGACACGACGGCGACACGCTGCGCGAGGAGTGGCGGCTCGCGGTGAACTCCTCGCCGGACGCTGTGGCGATCCTCAGCTGGAACGAGTTCAGCGAGAACTCGCACGTCGAGCCGAGCACGCGCTACGGCAACGAGAGCCTGCGCGCGCTCGCATCCATCCTCTCCGCGACCGTTCCGGACGAGATCGCCGCCGACTCCAGCGCTCCCGGCGGCGGCGCAGGGTTTCCCGTCCGTCCGGTCGCACTGCTGGTCGTGGCGTTCGGCACCATCGCCGGATCGCTGTCGGCGCTCGTGCGACGGCGGCTGCGCAACCGGCAGGGGGTAGAGACGACGGCGGACGGACCGGACGAGGACCTCGATCTCGACGGCTGGGAAGCGGACGACGACCGCCTGAGGCTGGCGCTGAGGCGGAGGTCCGACCCATGGTGA
- a CDS encoding DUF7594 domain-containing protein — MSRTLKRITTVMAAAAIAVLPATALVPPAGAATSLGPVADSYVDSGSPTRNYGARSYVKSDGSPTLVSYVKFTVAGSSPIGYAALRLRALSQQRTGVTVHSVAENGWSESGLSYQNRPPVGAALGETGPTTAGVWYTVDVSSLVTGAGTYSFALTTTNNTSVKFASRESGADAPQLILDTSPPPTSTSFDLQRIGDVYQAVSPQTGSTYTGSLKFAGEHAVAELEDSGGGTLNFAPGVYDFGSEYFKFQGVHNVTFAGAGMDETIIRNYTSAAADTEPFNFSGAFDITVRDLTVSAGGPGRSTSDALDFDNGNNCLVENVKVVDSRAKGIVFDGKNDSWNSANNVVRGVVITGVDSIGIHLLAATDNLIENSHISNTGTYGIQAGKASTGADQANKKASRNIIRNNVIDQAGQDGINVNSGDDNQVIANTVTNSSDDVSGRDGIRISTSDGITSQRNVVSGNTATDTQATKTQRYGLNLVSSSVIGTVVRDNDFTGNLLGPIRDLGTSTVYE; from the coding sequence ATGTCCAGGACCTTGAAGAGGATCACCACTGTGATGGCTGCCGCTGCCATCGCTGTGCTGCCCGCCACCGCGCTCGTCCCGCCCGCCGGTGCGGCGACGTCGCTGGGCCCAGTCGCCGACAGCTACGTCGACTCCGGCAGCCCGACCCGGAACTACGGCGCCCGGTCCTACGTGAAGTCGGACGGGAGCCCGACCTTGGTCAGCTACGTGAAGTTCACGGTGGCCGGCAGCAGCCCCATCGGCTACGCCGCACTTCGGCTGCGTGCCCTCAGCCAGCAGCGGACAGGAGTCACCGTGCACTCGGTGGCGGAGAACGGATGGTCCGAGAGTGGCCTCAGCTACCAGAACCGGCCCCCGGTCGGCGCCGCACTGGGCGAGACAGGGCCGACCACTGCGGGAGTCTGGTACACCGTCGACGTGTCGTCGCTCGTCACCGGCGCCGGCACCTACTCGTTCGCGCTGACCACGACCAACAACACCTCGGTCAAGTTCGCGAGCAGGGAGAGCGGCGCGGACGCCCCCCAGCTCATCCTGGACACCTCCCCGCCCCCGACCTCCACCTCGTTCGACCTGCAGCGCATCGGGGACGTCTACCAAGCCGTCTCGCCACAGACCGGCAGCACCTACACCGGCTCGTTGAAGTTCGCGGGCGAGCACGCCGTGGCGGAGCTCGAGGACAGCGGTGGTGGGACGTTGAACTTCGCGCCCGGCGTCTACGACTTCGGGTCCGAGTACTTCAAGTTCCAAGGCGTGCACAACGTCACGTTCGCGGGAGCCGGGATGGACGAGACCATCATCCGCAACTACACGAGCGCGGCGGCCGACACAGAACCGTTCAACTTCTCGGGAGCCTTCGACATCACGGTTCGCGACCTGACGGTCAGCGCCGGCGGACCCGGACGCTCGACCAGCGATGCGCTCGACTTCGACAACGGCAACAACTGCCTCGTCGAGAACGTGAAGGTCGTTGACTCGCGCGCCAAGGGCATCGTCTTCGATGGCAAGAACGACAGCTGGAACTCGGCGAACAACGTCGTACGGGGAGTCGTCATCACCGGAGTCGACTCGATCGGCATCCACCTGTTGGCGGCGACGGACAACCTGATCGAGAACTCCCACATCTCGAACACGGGAACCTACGGGATCCAGGCGGGCAAGGCCTCGACCGGTGCCGATCAGGCCAACAAGAAGGCCAGCCGCAACATCATCCGCAACAACGTGATCGACCAGGCCGGGCAGGACGGCATCAACGTCAACAGCGGTGACGACAACCAGGTCATCGCGAACACCGTCACCAACAGCTCCGACGACGTCTCGGGACGCGACGGCATCAGGATCTCCACGAGTGACGGCATCACGTCGCAGCGCAACGTGGTCAGCGGCAACACCGCGACCGACACGCAGGCGACGAAGACGCAGAGGTACGGCTTGAACCTCGTGTCCTCCTCAGTGATCGGGACGGTCGTCCGTGACAACGACTTCACGGGCAACCTCCTCGGGCCGATCCGCGACCTCGGCACCTCCACCGTCTACGAATAG
- a CDS encoding DUF7594 domain-containing protein: MERWDPGLFLYLGDVYDKGTPEEFDNWYDQYGYGALKSVTNPVIGNHEYSADDDAQGYFGYWKSPPHYYSYDSGGWHFVALDSTSKFATSVPGVLQNEPSTVPGVRTQYDWLADDLAANAGKCTVAYFHHPVFNQGEESAADRMRSVWSLLANNRVTAALTAHDHDYQRFAPLDGSAQPDPRGVTQFIVGAGGHSTQEVVLGSQPGPDPVEWATGFGAMKMVLHPDRLDFSVAAPNGTSGGRLLDSGSIPCQSLAEDTTPPTVGQLSANTSLQGNLPRVSLEWPTAQDDRGVARYDVVRDGTVIEAGLPATATSFLDTTVQPGRTYTYRLRARDAWGNKTLSDEVAVTTPEQTSSPTVAPLLADTYVASTSPSPKGATDRLRVVQSSSATNVAYMKFDLRQFSGTIESATLTMTPAANTSAKATARAVADTSWTEAGLGWPGPALGSTGGTTQTALKADVPVQIDVTDLISTGQTNSLALVQTSGTTTMSFYSKEATGKPAPRLTVTVTRPPDTTPPTTPGGLSATPDGENEIDLAWQPATDDVLLDHYVVYRDGEAYDEVPASETTYRDVVVGAGQTWHYRVSAVDHVGNESPLSEQVQATTVDIRAPEAVEGPMALATSARTALVTWEGGDDNVAIAGFVVHRDGVAIAEVGPDERHYVDSGLEPGTTYVYSLSAFDAAGNASVAGSATAPPITTPQSSDDTTPPARPENLDVTALSGSSVRLVWDPATDDVEVASYTVFRDGEPAFTSTSTSFEVTGLSSPSTQTWTVDAVDTSGNHSAMSAPVTFTTPDDVPPQAPSSLTATASSYRSVALTWPPATDNVAVVRYAIHRDGSLIGHVTGTSYTDGSAAPATSYQYAVSAEDASMNQSPRVLTQFTTPAIRTDDSGWLTVADSGYAQSGSSAATNYKFATILRVSGGTTQKVGYLKVHVPARVLPELEHLYLQLTTTDGSNPGFDVHAVADNGWDRATLTWNNKPAWSPTVLASSGKVTGAGVVPTPPGTIDLREAINGPGTYSFALVSSSSLSQTYASSYTSVPSADRPRVRWLSHD; encoded by the coding sequence ATCGAGCGTTGGGATCCCGGTCTCTTCCTCTACCTCGGCGACGTCTACGACAAGGGCACGCCCGAGGAGTTCGACAACTGGTACGACCAGTACGGCTACGGGGCGCTCAAGTCAGTGACCAACCCCGTCATCGGCAACCACGAATACTCCGCCGACGACGATGCTCAAGGCTACTTCGGGTATTGGAAGAGCCCGCCCCACTACTACTCCTACGACAGTGGCGGGTGGCACTTCGTCGCGCTCGACTCCACGAGCAAGTTCGCCACGTCCGTGCCCGGCGTCCTGCAGAACGAGCCCAGCACGGTGCCAGGTGTCCGGACCCAGTACGACTGGCTGGCCGACGACCTCGCCGCCAACGCCGGCAAGTGCACGGTCGCCTACTTCCACCACCCGGTGTTCAACCAGGGCGAGGAGTCGGCAGCCGACCGGATGCGCTCCGTGTGGAGCCTGCTCGCGAACAACCGGGTCACTGCGGCACTGACCGCCCACGACCACGACTACCAGCGGTTCGCCCCCCTCGACGGCTCGGCCCAGCCGGACCCGCGAGGAGTCACCCAGTTCATCGTCGGTGCCGGCGGCCACTCGACACAGGAGGTGGTCCTCGGCAGCCAGCCCGGGCCGGACCCGGTCGAGTGGGCGACCGGCTTCGGTGCCATGAAGATGGTGCTGCACCCCGACCGGCTCGACTTCAGCGTCGCTGCTCCCAACGGGACGAGCGGTGGCCGCCTGCTGGACTCGGGCTCGATCCCCTGCCAGTCCCTGGCCGAGGACACCACGCCCCCGACGGTCGGCCAGCTGAGCGCGAACACGTCGCTCCAGGGCAACCTCCCCCGCGTCAGCCTCGAATGGCCGACCGCCCAGGACGACCGAGGGGTGGCCCGCTACGACGTGGTCCGCGACGGCACCGTCATCGAGGCCGGCCTCCCTGCGACCGCGACCAGCTTCCTGGACACCACCGTGCAACCCGGCCGCACCTACACCTACCGGCTTCGAGCCCGGGATGCCTGGGGCAACAAGACCCTCTCGGACGAGGTGGCGGTCACCACTCCTGAGCAGACCTCGAGCCCGACCGTTGCCCCGCTCCTGGCCGACACCTACGTCGCATCCACGAGTCCGAGCCCGAAGGGTGCCACCGACCGGCTCAGAGTGGTGCAGAGCAGCAGCGCCACCAACGTGGCGTACATGAAGTTCGACCTCCGCCAGTTCAGCGGAACCATCGAGTCCGCGACGCTCACCATGACCCCCGCGGCGAACACGAGCGCCAAGGCCACCGCACGTGCCGTGGCAGACACCTCGTGGACCGAGGCGGGGCTCGGCTGGCCAGGTCCTGCCCTCGGTTCGACCGGTGGCACCACCCAGACAGCCCTGAAGGCGGACGTCCCCGTGCAGATCGACGTCACCGACCTGATCAGCACCGGCCAGACGAACTCGCTCGCACTCGTGCAGACGTCCGGGACCACGACGATGAGCTTCTACAGCAAGGAGGCGACCGGAAAGCCCGCACCCCGGCTGACGGTCACGGTGACCCGGCCCCCGGACACCACCCCCCCGACGACACCCGGCGGCCTGTCCGCCACTCCCGACGGGGAGAACGAGATCGACCTCGCATGGCAGCCGGCGACCGACGACGTGCTGCTCGACCACTACGTCGTCTACCGCGACGGAGAGGCGTACGACGAGGTGCCGGCCAGCGAGACGACGTATCGAGACGTCGTGGTCGGCGCGGGGCAGACGTGGCACTACCGCGTCTCTGCGGTGGACCACGTCGGCAACGAGTCACCGCTCAGCGAGCAGGTGCAGGCCACCACCGTCGACATCCGGGCACCCGAGGCGGTCGAGGGACCGATGGCGCTGGCGACCTCGGCGAGGACAGCCCTGGTCACCTGGGAGGGTGGCGACGACAACGTGGCGATCGCAGGCTTCGTCGTCCATCGCGACGGGGTGGCGATCGCGGAGGTCGGGCCCGACGAGCGGCACTACGTCGACTCGGGCCTCGAACCGGGCACGACGTACGTCTACTCGCTCTCCGCGTTCGACGCGGCTGGCAACGCCAGCGTCGCGGGCAGCGCGACGGCACCACCGATCACCACGCCGCAGTCGTCGGACGACACGACACCTCCCGCCAGGCCCGAGAACCTCGACGTCACGGCACTGTCCGGCTCCTCGGTCCGACTCGTGTGGGACCCCGCCACCGACGACGTCGAGGTGGCGAGCTACACGGTGTTCCGTGACGGCGAACCCGCGTTTACGTCCACGTCGACCTCGTTCGAGGTCACGGGGCTGTCGTCACCGTCGACCCAGACGTGGACGGTCGACGCGGTGGACACCTCCGGCAACCACTCCGCCATGAGCGCGCCGGTCACCTTCACGACACCGGACGACGTCCCACCGCAGGCACCCTCGTCACTGACGGCGACGGCGTCGTCCTATCGGTCGGTGGCGTTGACCTGGCCCCCGGCCACCGACAACGTCGCAGTGGTGCGCTACGCCATCCACCGTGACGGCAGCCTGATCGGTCACGTGACGGGCACGTCCTACACGGACGGGAGTGCGGCGCCGGCCACCTCCTACCAGTACGCGGTGTCCGCGGAGGACGCCTCGATGAACCAGTCGCCTCGGGTGTTGACCCAGTTCACGACGCCCGCCATCCGCACCGACGACAGCGGCTGGCTGACCGTCGCCGACTCGGGCTATGCGCAGAGCGGGAGCTCAGCCGCCACCAACTACAAGTTCGCCACGATCCTCCGGGTGTCGGGTGGAACCACCCAGAAGGTGGGCTACCTCAAGGTGCACGTGCCGGCGCGCGTTCTGCCGGAGCTCGAGCACCTCTATCTCCAGCTGACGACGACCGATGGATCGAACCCCGGGTTCGACGTGCACGCGGTCGCGGACAACGGATGGGACCGGGCCACGCTGACGTGGAACAACAAGCCGGCCTGGTCCCCCACGGTGCTGGCGTCATCGGGCAAGGTGACCGGGGCCGGAGTGGTCCCGACCCCACCGGGCACGATCGACCTGCGAGAGGCGATCAACGGTCCGGGGACCTACAGCTTCGCGTTGGTCAGCTCCAGCTCGCTCAGCCAGACCTATGCCAGCTCCTACACCTCGGTGCCGTCGGCTGATCGACCGAGGGTGAGGTGGCTCTCGCACGACTGA
- a CDS encoding mannose-1-phosphate guanylyltransferase/mannose-6-phosphate isomerase, which translates to MQGTDPTVVPVILSGGSGTRLWPVSRKLSPKQFAPMLSGRSLFQDTVLRAAAATEAAPVVVCSGAHRFVVEEQLDAIGISPALIVLEPVARNTAAAIAAAAELLLETDPDAALLVLPSDHFVPDEEAFASDVRAALPAAAVGHLVTFGITPACAHTGYGYIRQGAPISGIPRVFEAERFVEKPARGVAEGYVEEGKWHWNSGMFLLPAALVVRELSLHEPDVAAHVRSAVARAARSAGVVELDEESFAAAPSVSIDYAVMERTSKAAVLPTPLKWNDVGAWSSMWDVSQHDAEGNAGRGNVIMVDTADSYVHSDGPLVATLGVHGLAVVATKDAVLVTERGRSEEVRAIVEVLHDGGRPEADSAPECRRPWGTYESIDLGQRHQVKHIVVRPGHKLSLQRHQHRAEHWVVVQGTARVVRGDEVHTLTENMSLTIPQGEVHRIENPGPEPLHVIEVQVGSYLGEDDIERLDDCYGRA; encoded by the coding sequence ATGCAGGGAACCGATCCGACGGTCGTGCCGGTCATCCTCTCGGGCGGCTCAGGAACACGTCTGTGGCCGGTGTCGAGAAAGCTCAGCCCGAAGCAGTTCGCACCCATGTTGTCGGGTCGGAGCCTCTTCCAGGACACGGTGCTCCGCGCGGCAGCCGCCACCGAGGCGGCACCGGTGGTGGTGTGCAGCGGGGCCCATCGCTTCGTGGTGGAGGAGCAGCTGGACGCCATCGGGATCTCGCCTGCGCTCATCGTCCTGGAGCCCGTCGCCCGGAACACGGCGGCGGCCATCGCCGCGGCCGCCGAGCTGCTGCTCGAGACCGACCCCGACGCCGCGCTCCTGGTCCTCCCGTCCGACCACTTCGTCCCGGACGAGGAGGCCTTTGCATCCGACGTGCGGGCTGCCCTGCCCGCGGCGGCCGTCGGTCATCTCGTCACCTTCGGCATCACGCCTGCGTGTGCCCACACCGGGTACGGATACATCCGACAAGGTGCGCCGATCTCTGGCATCCCGCGGGTCTTCGAGGCTGAGAGGTTCGTCGAGAAGCCGGCACGTGGAGTCGCCGAGGGCTACGTCGAAGAGGGCAAGTGGCACTGGAACAGCGGGATGTTCCTCCTGCCAGCCGCTCTGGTTGTCCGCGAGCTCTCGCTCCACGAGCCGGACGTCGCGGCACACGTCCGGAGTGCGGTGGCGCGTGCCGCTCGTTCCGCTGGGGTCGTCGAGCTCGACGAGGAGTCCTTCGCTGCCGCGCCCAGCGTCTCGATCGACTACGCGGTGATGGAGCGGACCTCGAAGGCCGCAGTCCTGCCCACCCCCTTGAAGTGGAACGACGTCGGGGCCTGGTCCTCCATGTGGGACGTGTCGCAGCACGACGCCGAGGGCAACGCCGGACGGGGCAACGTGATCATGGTCGACACAGCCGACAGCTATGTCCACTCCGACGGTCCCCTCGTGGCGACGCTCGGTGTCCACGGCCTGGCGGTCGTGGCCACCAAGGACGCCGTGCTCGTGACCGAGCGCGGGCGCAGCGAGGAGGTTCGCGCGATCGTCGAGGTGCTGCACGACGGTGGCCGACCCGAGGCGGACTCCGCGCCCGAGTGCCGACGCCCATGGGGGACCTACGAGTCGATCGACCTCGGTCAACGGCACCAGGTCAAGCACATCGTCGTCCGGCCCGGACACAAGCTGTCCCTGCAGCGGCACCAGCATCGCGCTGAGCACTGGGTCGTGGTGCAGGGGACGGCGCGCGTGGTGCGCGGCGACGAGGTCCACACCCTGACAGAGAACATGTCACTGACCATCCCGCAGGGCGAGGTGCACCGCATCGAGAACCCGGGGCCCGAGCCGCTCCACGTGATCGAGGTCCAGGTGGGGAGCTACCTCGGCGAGGACGACATCGAGAGGCTCGACGACTGCTACGGACGCGCCTAG
- a CDS encoding class F sortase: MADEQKTRTDEAALATTPSFAISLGVALLLFAGLLGGLRLAFPDDGEETADRSAVASSEDRPGPASPPRRLELPTLGVEAPVLPIEMNTAGVLTPPADVDSVGWWQRSAKAGARRGQILVTGHTVRVGDGALDEIGTLESGDEVVLRAGGKPIRFRTTEVFTYTRDEVAENAVELFGQDGGRGDLVLVTCTDWNGEAWESNIIVRAERVQKA, encoded by the coding sequence ATGGCTGACGAGCAGAAGACCCGAACCGACGAGGCAGCACTCGCAACCACGCCCAGCTTTGCGATCTCGCTGGGGGTTGCTCTCCTGCTGTTCGCCGGGCTCCTCGGCGGCCTGCGACTCGCCTTCCCCGACGACGGGGAGGAGACGGCAGACCGGTCCGCCGTCGCCTCGTCCGAGGACAGGCCCGGCCCCGCCTCCCCGCCCAGGCGGCTCGAGCTGCCGACCCTCGGGGTCGAGGCGCCGGTGCTCCCGATCGAGATGAACACCGCCGGCGTGCTCACACCGCCCGCAGACGTCGACAGCGTGGGCTGGTGGCAACGCAGCGCCAAGGCCGGCGCCCGCAGGGGTCAGATCCTGGTGACGGGCCACACCGTGCGCGTCGGCGACGGCGCCCTCGACGAGATCGGGACGCTGGAGTCCGGTGACGAGGTGGTGCTGCGCGCGGGCGGCAAGCCGATCCGGTTCCGCACCACCGAGGTGTTCACCTACACCCGCGACGAGGTCGCCGAGAACGCTGTCGAGCTCTTCGGCCAGGACGGCGGCCGGGGCGACCTGGTGCTGGTGACCTGCACCGACTGGAACGGTGAGGCGTGGGAGTCCAACATCATCGTGCGCGCCGAGCGCGTGCAGAAGGCCTGA
- a CDS encoding ATP-dependent DNA ligase, translated as MDLPVMPPVQPMLAKSVKGVPASGDHSFEPKWDGFRCLVFKDGDEVELTSRNTKPLTRYFPEVVAAIREQLPARIVLDGELFVAVGDRLEFEVLQERIHPAKSRVDMLAEKTPAAFVAFDLLALGDESYVDRPFSERRAAMTEALGGLSGPCFLTRTTLDPDEAERWFSDFEGAGLDGVIAKPLGARYEQNARTMLKVKHERTADVVVAGYREHKTSTPEKPLLGSLLLGLYADGELQHIGVSASFTAARRAELIEELQPLVCSIEDHPWGRWNEFLTANPDRVPGTQSRWSAGKDLSFTPLRPERVLEVKYDHMEGRRFRHTAHFKRWRPDRDPESCGYDQLEEPVSYDLAKILSGADQPRGGDAT; from the coding sequence GTGGACCTGCCCGTGATGCCGCCCGTCCAGCCGATGCTCGCGAAGTCCGTCAAGGGCGTGCCTGCGAGCGGCGACCACTCCTTCGAGCCCAAGTGGGACGGCTTCCGCTGCCTGGTCTTCAAGGACGGCGACGAGGTCGAGCTGACCAGCCGCAACACCAAGCCGCTGACGCGCTACTTCCCCGAGGTCGTGGCCGCGATCAGGGAGCAGCTGCCGGCGCGGATCGTGCTCGACGGCGAGCTGTTCGTCGCCGTCGGCGACCGGCTCGAGTTCGAGGTCCTCCAGGAGCGGATCCACCCGGCCAAGAGCCGTGTCGACATGCTGGCGGAGAAGACCCCGGCCGCGTTCGTCGCCTTCGACCTGCTCGCCCTCGGTGACGAGTCCTATGTCGATCGCCCGTTCAGCGAGCGACGCGCCGCCATGACCGAGGCGCTGGGCGGCCTCAGCGGTCCGTGCTTCCTCACCCGCACGACCCTCGACCCGGACGAGGCCGAGCGGTGGTTCTCCGACTTCGAGGGGGCCGGCCTCGACGGCGTCATCGCCAAGCCGCTGGGGGCGCGCTATGAGCAGAACGCCCGCACGATGCTCAAGGTCAAGCACGAACGCACCGCGGACGTCGTGGTCGCCGGCTATCGCGAGCACAAGACCTCCACGCCCGAGAAGCCCCTTCTCGGCAGCCTCCTCCTCGGGTTGTATGCCGATGGCGAGCTCCAGCACATCGGGGTGAGCGCCAGCTTCACCGCGGCCCGGCGGGCCGAGCTCATCGAGGAGCTCCAACCCCTCGTGTGCTCGATCGAGGATCACCCGTGGGGCCGGTGGAACGAGTTCCTCACCGCCAACCCCGACCGGGTCCCCGGCACGCAGAGCCGCTGGAGTGCGGGCAAGGACCTGTCGTTCACCCCGCTGCGCCCGGAGCGGGTGCTGGAGGTGAAGTACGACCACATGGAGGGGCGGCGCTTTCGCCATACCGCACACTTCAAGCGCTGGCGTCCCGACCGCGACCCCGAGTCCTGCGGCTACGACCAGTTGGAGGAGCCTGTGTCCTATGACCTCGCTAAGATCCTGAGTGGGGCCGACCAACCGCGTGGAGGCGATGCAACATGA